Part of the Labilibaculum antarcticum genome, GATTTATTGATGTGTCTGAAAAAATATCACAGAACAAAGCTAAGATCATTAGCTGTTGAGAGTGTTATACAACTTTTTATAAAAGTTACATTGTTCACATATTATTGGGAAAAAAATCAGTACTTATAATTCAATGTTGTTTAAGGATAAAAAAGACTTTCATGAATTGTTGGGAATAAATCTGAAAGTCAGCCTGTTCCGATTGATGTATGGACGGAGTAGGAGGGTGTATTTTACTTAAAATAATTGAGTTTACAGCGATTCAATAATATTTTGCACCTCTTTTTTTGTTTTGCCTAACTTAATTTGAAGTCTTTCCTCCAATGCTTCTTTTTTACCTTTTTCAAACAATGAATCATTGTTTACGAGTACAGCAAATTTCTGTTTAAGTTTATCTTTTTTATTTTCCCAGTTTCGATATGATTTTGATGTATCTGTCATTATACTCTAGTTATATTTTATCATTGAATGCTCTAGATACAAAGGTGAGTATATTAGGCACGAAAGGAGTTACATAAATTTAGATTAAAGTTGTAACATTCACACTTATTGAAAATTTGTTTTTTAAATCCTAAACTTCTTTAGACTTATTCTACCTAAGAATCACTCGAAAAATTTAGTGTGGATAATATAGAGTTTTGCAGATAGTAACTTAAAGCCATAGGCAAAGAAAGATTGCGTCATCTTTGTACCTTGCCATTGTGATAACGTAAAATGAAGAAATCGATCACTCTACATCATAATTGAGACGATACTAGTTAAACGTAATATAAATAAAGATGCTGCCTGAACTAACTTTCAGACAGCATCTTTTAAGATTTTTATTTAAAACTTATTATGGTTTTACAACAGTACTCATTTGAAGGGTAACAGCAGTTTGTGCTAACATTCTTCCATTCAAAGTTGCACCTGTTTTCATATTAATAGCTGTTTGTCCTAAAATGTTTCCTTCAAAATGACTAGTCGTTCCGAAAGTTACGGACCCAGCTACTACCCAGAAAATATTTTTAGCCTGAGCACCACCTTCTAAAGTAACTCTTACTGCAGAGTTCATATTTAGATTTCCTGCAACTTGAAAAATGAAAATATCTGTAGAGTTACCAGAAATTGTGATATCAGTTGGGATTTCAACAGAACTTGACCAGTTGTAAAGACCTGAAGTAAGGGTTTTGCCACCAATGGTTCCAGCACCTAAATTCAAGTAATCAGGATTAGATCTTCCTGCTGCGTCTGTGTAAGCTGCTTGCATATCAAGTACAGCAATTCCTAATCTGGTAGCACTTGTAATTTTGCAAGCTGGGCCTGCTGCATCAACAGAGAATATAGAACCTGTTACTTCATCACAACTTAATGTAATAGCAGCACCGGTGATAGGACTTGTTCCAATATCTCCTAAAATAGAAGATTTATAAACACTAGTTATTCCTGTTTTTGAAAGAATTGCGAATTCGCCTGCAAGCCCTAGATTTACTGTTTCCAAACTACTATTTGTACTTTTTAATGACATGTCTGACGAAAGCGTTGAAGCAGATTGTGCTGCCAGTTTTTCAGAAGCTAAGGTTTCTGAGTTCGCTACTGCAGCTTGTTCTGATGCTGGATTTACACCCATGTTTTTATCACAGCTAGAAATTAATCCTGCCATTAATACGATTGAGATTAGAAATGCATTTTTCAGTTTCATTTTATTTGTTTTATTTATGAATAATTTTGATAAAACAAAGTAAGGGAACTTAACAGGGTCGTATGTTGCATAATTGTGTCTATAAGTTGTGTTATTCACACATTTTTTTTGCAATATTATTTTTACAGCAGATAAAATGACTGCCTAAACGATTGTTTAGGTATAAACTTATATTTTATTTGAAATAAGAAAGCAAAGTTTGATTTCGGGGACTTACTGTTACCTGAAGTTTGCTGTTTATAGCCTTAGAGGCTGCAGTCGTTTTTTTTATTCGTGCTTGAAATGACAAAGCGTTATTATATTCTGCAAATGGTTGCCAGATAATAAGCTTTGTCTTTTATGATTGAGTATAGCTGTTGAATTGCGTTTATCGGAGTATGATGGGGTAAAAAGTGCTTACATCCGATCCATATACCAACTTAATTCTTTTTCCATTTTTTTGTATGAAAAAATAGTTGTAATAATTTTTTGCAAACGCATAAAGGCAGTTTCACTTTTCACGACATAGTCGAAAGCCTTGTGATGCATACAGTTGATAGCCACATCAATTTTATCTTGAGATGACAGCATTACAACAGGGATATCCGGATTGAACGATTTTATTTCATCCAATGTTTTGATTCCGTTTATCGCGTTTTTATTAATTCCGTCAAGATGATAATCTAAAATTATTACATCGGGTTTGTGTGATAAATT contains:
- a CDS encoding response regulator, translated to MSNNNNSDSNRIKIFLVDDDALYLKSLEIDFMQQADFEIETFETGEVCLENLSHKPDVIILDYHLDGINKNAINGIKTLDEIKSFNPDIPVVMLSSQDKIDVAINCMHHKAFDYVVKSETAFMRLQKIITTIFSYKKMEKELSWYMDRM
- a CDS encoding general stress protein CsbD, with the protein product MTDTSKSYRNWENKKDKLKQKFAVLVNNDSLFEKGKKEALEERLQIKLGKTKKEVQNIIESL
- a CDS encoding ice-binding protein; the encoded protein is MKLKNAFLISIVLMAGLISSCDKNMGVNPASEQAAVANSETLASEKLAAQSASTLSSDMSLKSTNSSLETVNLGLAGEFAILSKTGITSVYKSSILGDIGTSPITGAAITLSCDEVTGSIFSVDAAGPACKITSATRLGIAVLDMQAAYTDAAGRSNPDYLNLGAGTIGGKTLTSGLYNWSSSVEIPTDITISGNSTDIFIFQVAGNLNMNSAVRVTLEGGAQAKNIFWVVAGSVTFGTTSHFEGNILGQTAINMKTGATLNGRMLAQTAVTLQMSTVVKP